A window from Nocardioides mesophilus encodes these proteins:
- a CDS encoding ABC transporter permease → MRYLVYILKRLVSLVPVLLGISLIVFFLIRLIPGDPAASLLGSHATPDAIREIRSQLGLDQPVWSQYLTFLGHLFQGDLGHSYVYDSAVTELIALSLPTTLWLLVSATIFTVLIAVPLAVLAAARRNGVADNIIRAVPVIGLGLPSFWLGIMLILVFGLKLGWFPVAGYGDTFGEHVVGMILPGLTIALTLSPILIRSLRASMIDVLSSDYIVTARSKGLSSSRVVLGHALRNASISSITVLGVNIAYLTGSTLVVERVFSLPGMGQQMINSILGRDFPTVQGITLVFAVMVVAVNLLTDLTHAALDPRVSLA, encoded by the coding sequence ATGAGGTACCTGGTCTACATCCTGAAACGCCTGGTGTCGCTCGTGCCGGTGCTGCTCGGGATCAGCCTGATCGTGTTCTTCCTGATCAGACTGATCCCGGGCGACCCGGCGGCCAGCCTGCTGGGCTCGCACGCGACGCCCGACGCGATCCGTGAGATCCGCTCGCAGCTGGGGCTCGACCAGCCGGTCTGGAGCCAGTACCTCACGTTCCTGGGACACCTGTTCCAGGGAGACCTCGGCCACTCCTACGTCTACGACAGCGCGGTGACCGAGCTGATCGCCCTCAGCCTCCCGACGACGTTGTGGCTGCTGGTCTCCGCGACCATCTTCACCGTGCTGATCGCCGTACCGCTGGCCGTCCTGGCCGCGGCACGGCGCAACGGGGTCGCGGACAACATCATCCGCGCGGTGCCGGTGATCGGCCTGGGGCTGCCGTCCTTCTGGCTGGGGATCATGCTGATCCTGGTCTTCGGCCTGAAGCTCGGCTGGTTCCCGGTCGCGGGGTACGGCGACACCTTCGGCGAGCACGTGGTCGGGATGATCCTGCCCGGGCTGACGATCGCGCTCACGTTGTCGCCCATCCTGATCCGCAGCCTGCGCGCGAGCATGATCGACGTCCTCAGCAGCGACTACATCGTGACCGCGCGCTCGAAGGGGCTCAGCTCGTCACGGGTCGTGCTCGGGCACGCCCTGCGCAACGCCTCCATCTCCTCGATCACGGTGCTCGGCGTCAACATCGCCTACCTCACCGGCTCGACCCTGGTGGTCGAGCGGGTCTTCTCGCTGCCCGGCATGGGACAGCAGATGATCAACTCGATCCTCGGCCGCGACTTCCCGACCGTCCAGGGGATCACCCTGGTCTTCGCGGTCATGGTGGTCGCGG
- a CDS encoding ABC transporter substrate-binding protein, with translation MSDRNPDGSSNQIPEGLRIPSISRRRMMQLSFFGIGAFTAAPLLAACGADSSGSAPKSGGDLTIVRAQDSVDMDKTMVFSNASLWVYQQMYEPLVAMTEDGQGVRPWLAESYEMSDDNLSCTFKLRSDVKFHDGTPMTSADVKFSIDESSATEGGWEFINSAIKEVTTPDDLTVVVTTKYPWAPLLADLSCPNNGVIPKDYGGKSAKEFYAAPIATGPFMWDEWKKGDYIRLKKNGSYWQSGKPALDTVTWKVVPDDNARSIQLQGGQAQINENPPFSSLEQIKANPKLEVNLFPSTRTDYILMNQTKGPYADVHVRRAISFAIDRDAMVKNILFGAGTPANSFMMPTTPYYDENCKGIQYDMDQARAELKQSSVPDGFTTTYLAMSGDSVDSAISQILQASLKDLGITMKIQNVDASAQHDLTGQLQYEIAHSYWTMDLADPDELVQFALDPSSGGHSFQTAYENPELIELVHAAQREFDETKRAELYAQIQQIAADDAFLGFLFYTPFPYAQSADVKNFKVLPTGYYHLEDVTL, from the coding sequence ATGTCTGATCGCAACCCCGACGGGTCGTCCAACCAGATCCCCGAGGGCCTCCGGATCCCCTCGATCAGCCGCCGTCGCATGATGCAGCTGAGCTTCTTCGGCATCGGCGCGTTCACCGCTGCCCCCCTCCTCGCCGCCTGCGGCGCCGACTCCTCCGGCTCGGCGCCCAAGAGCGGGGGTGACCTCACGATCGTCCGTGCCCAGGACTCGGTCGACATGGACAAGACCATGGTGTTCAGCAACGCGTCGCTGTGGGTCTACCAGCAGATGTACGAGCCCCTGGTCGCGATGACGGAGGACGGCCAGGGCGTCCGCCCGTGGCTCGCCGAGAGCTACGAGATGTCCGACGACAACCTCTCGTGCACCTTCAAGCTCCGCTCCGACGTGAAGTTCCACGACGGCACGCCGATGACGTCCGCGGACGTGAAGTTCTCGATCGACGAGTCGTCCGCCACCGAGGGCGGCTGGGAGTTCATCAACTCCGCCATCAAGGAGGTCACGACCCCCGACGACCTCACCGTGGTCGTGACCACCAAGTACCCGTGGGCGCCGCTGCTGGCCGACCTCAGCTGCCCCAACAACGGCGTCATCCCCAAGGACTACGGCGGCAAGTCGGCGAAGGAGTTCTACGCCGCGCCGATCGCCACCGGCCCGTTCATGTGGGACGAGTGGAAGAAGGGCGACTACATCCGCCTGAAGAAGAACGGCTCCTACTGGCAGAGCGGCAAGCCGGCGCTCGACACCGTCACGTGGAAGGTCGTCCCGGACGACAACGCCCGCTCGATCCAGCTGCAGGGCGGCCAGGCGCAGATCAACGAGAACCCGCCGTTCTCCAGCCTCGAGCAGATCAAGGCCAACCCGAAGCTCGAGGTCAACCTGTTCCCGTCGACGCGCACGGACTACATCCTGATGAACCAGACGAAGGGGCCCTACGCCGACGTGCACGTGCGCCGGGCGATCTCCTTCGCCATCGACCGGGACGCCATGGTGAAGAACATCCTCTTCGGCGCCGGCACCCCGGCGAACTCGTTCATGATGCCGACCACGCCGTACTACGACGAGAACTGCAAGGGCATCCAGTACGACATGGACCAGGCCCGTGCGGAGCTCAAGCAGTCGAGCGTCCCGGACGGCTTCACCACGACCTACCTCGCCATGTCCGGGGACTCGGTCGACTCGGCGATCTCCCAGATCCTGCAGGCGTCGCTGAAGGACCTGGGCATCACCATGAAGATCCAGAACGTCGACGCCAGCGCCCAGCACGACCTCACCGGCCAGCTCCAGTACGAGATCGCGCACTCTTACTGGACGATGGACCTCGCCGACCCGGACGAGCTCGTCCAGTTCGCCCTGGACCCCAGCTCGGGCGGCCACTCCTTCCAGACCGCCTACGAGAACCCGGAGCTGATCGAGCTGGTCCACGCGGCCCAGCGGGAGTTCGACGAGACCAAGCGGGCGGAGCTGTACGCCCAGATCCAGCAGATCGCTGCGGACGACGCGTTCCTCGGCTTCCTGTTCTACACGCCGTTCCCCTACGCCCAGAGCGCGGACGTGAAGAACTTCAAGGTGCTGCCGACCGGCTACTACCACCTGGAGGACGTCACGCTCTGA
- a CDS encoding amidase family protein — translation MQLTIIGAGAIGGTIGAHLIRAGHDVLLCDADPAHVDAINRDGITIEGPVENFTVAARAVLPVDLPDSLERVAVAVKSHHTAQAAELLRGRVRDDGYVVSFQNGLTADTLVAVVGRERLIVSFVNFGADVLAPGRIMQGNIGAFRVGELEGSITPRVRELVEALPYAEATDNILGYLWGKEAYGAMLYAGAVSDLSIADSLEQPRWRPLMLAVAREVLAQAPVRPEGFDGFDPDDLEGSLDRLVAFNRASAKSHSGIYRDLMVRKRKTEVTDLLEDLSGPLTTYVGRLIQSIERGERTCEVANLELMAAYERAERLGRPLEAVVSLLPAPARAPEGPLHGLQVAVKNLIAVAGQPLGNGNPTAMRSAPQEADAPVVAALRDAAADVFATTALLEYAAGATHPEVPETRNPFDQGRTAGGSSGGSAALVGAGVCDVALGTDTGGSIRIPAHYCGTVGFKPGHGVLPLDGVQPLAPTFDHVGLLARDVASTRRVFAALTGSTPGATEAPQTLRIGVVAGDLDRPDLEPEVAAAVRGALTALERAGCTIVEVDGSAFERLSGTFEDILLHEAWQVHGPAVTEDPSTFGPETLRLLRAGAEVGDTAYERACARRQELLPPALATYDVVDVLLSPAAPFVAPRTTPAVDTPAGESEGRYTVIHNLTGAPAIAVPCGWSGDGLPIGLQLAAGRGRDEELLAAAAFVESVLDVERRAPEVRTR, via the coding sequence ATGCAGCTGACGATCATCGGAGCCGGCGCGATCGGGGGCACCATCGGTGCGCACCTGATCCGGGCCGGGCACGACGTCCTCCTGTGCGACGCCGACCCCGCGCACGTCGACGCGATCAACCGCGACGGGATCACCATCGAGGGCCCGGTCGAGAACTTCACGGTCGCGGCGCGGGCCGTGCTGCCGGTGGACCTGCCGGACTCCCTGGAGCGTGTCGCGGTGGCGGTCAAGAGCCACCACACCGCCCAGGCGGCCGAGCTGCTGCGCGGGCGCGTGCGTGACGACGGCTACGTCGTCAGCTTCCAGAACGGGCTGACCGCGGACACGCTCGTCGCGGTCGTCGGTCGCGAGCGGCTCATCGTCAGCTTCGTGAACTTCGGCGCCGACGTGCTCGCACCCGGTCGGATCATGCAGGGCAACATCGGGGCCTTCCGGGTGGGCGAGCTCGAGGGCAGCATCACGCCGCGGGTCCGCGAGCTGGTCGAGGCGCTCCCCTACGCCGAGGCGACCGACAACATCCTCGGCTACCTGTGGGGCAAGGAGGCCTACGGCGCGATGCTCTACGCGGGCGCCGTGTCGGACCTGTCGATCGCGGACTCGCTCGAGCAGCCACGGTGGCGCCCGCTGATGCTGGCCGTCGCCCGCGAGGTCCTCGCCCAGGCCCCGGTCCGGCCCGAGGGCTTCGACGGCTTCGACCCCGACGACCTCGAGGGGTCGCTGGACCGCCTGGTCGCGTTCAACCGGGCCAGCGCGAAGTCGCACAGCGGGATCTACCGCGACCTCATGGTGCGCAAGCGCAAGACCGAGGTCACCGACCTGCTCGAGGACCTCTCCGGACCGCTGACGACGTACGTCGGTCGTCTCATCCAGTCGATCGAGCGCGGCGAGCGCACCTGCGAGGTCGCCAACCTGGAGCTCATGGCGGCCTACGAGAGAGCCGAGCGTCTCGGCCGGCCGCTGGAGGCCGTCGTCTCCCTGCTCCCCGCGCCGGCACGGGCGCCCGAGGGACCGCTGCACGGCCTGCAGGTCGCGGTGAAGAACCTGATCGCCGTCGCCGGCCAGCCGCTCGGCAACGGCAACCCCACCGCGATGCGCTCGGCCCCCCAGGAGGCGGACGCCCCGGTCGTCGCGGCGCTGCGCGACGCGGCCGCCGACGTCTTCGCCACCACGGCGCTGCTGGAGTACGCCGCCGGCGCCACGCACCCCGAGGTGCCGGAGACCCGCAATCCCTTCGACCAGGGCCGCACCGCCGGCGGGTCGAGCGGCGGGTCAGCCGCGCTGGTCGGGGCCGGCGTCTGCGACGTGGCGCTGGGCACCGACACCGGCGGCTCGATCCGGATTCCCGCCCACTACTGCGGGACCGTGGGGTTCAAGCCCGGCCACGGCGTCCTGCCGCTCGACGGCGTCCAGCCGCTCGCCCCCACCTTCGACCACGTCGGGCTGCTCGCCCGTGACGTCGCCTCGACCCGGCGGGTCTTCGCGGCGCTCACCGGTTCGACGCCGGGCGCGACGGAGGCCCCGCAGACGCTGCGGATCGGGGTCGTGGCGGGCGACCTGGACCGCCCGGACCTCGAGCCGGAGGTCGCAGCCGCGGTCCGCGGTGCCCTCACCGCGCTGGAGCGTGCGGGCTGCACGATCGTCGAGGTGGACGGCTCCGCGTTCGAGCGGCTCTCCGGCACCTTCGAGGACATCCTTCTCCACGAGGCCTGGCAGGTGCACGGGCCGGCGGTCACCGAGGACCCCTCGACGTTCGGCCCCGAGACACTGCGGCTCCTGCGGGCCGGCGCCGAGGTCGGCGACACGGCGTACGAGCGGGCCTGCGCGCGGCGTCAGGAGCTGCTGCCACCGGCGCTCGCGACCTACGACGTCGTGGACGTCCTGCTCAGCCCGGCCGCGCCGTTCGTAGCCCCGAGGACGACGCCCGCGGTCGACACCCCCGCCGGCGAGAGCGAGGGCCGCTACACCGTGATCCACAACCTCACCGGCGCGCCGGCGATCGCGGTGCCCTGCGGATGGAGCGGCGACGGGCTGCCGATCGGGCTGCAGCTCGCGGCGGGACGCGGCCGCGACGAAGAGCTCCTGGCTGCAGCGGCGTTCGTGGAGTCGGTGCTGGACGTCGAGCGACGCGCGCCGGAGGTCCGCACGCGATAG
- a CDS encoding LacI family DNA-binding transcriptional regulator, translating to MADVARSVGVHPSTVSRVLSGDTSLSIRPDTRDRILLAVQKQGYRPNALARALKQSRTGALAMVVPLLRNPIWSSIQRGALHAAAECDQVVMFLDEPEDSARTPIEYQHLIEESRADGLLIATSERLPRGRQRELTVPHVYLNRRGPGEGNNVVMDEEGAMQLFVDHLAALGHRRIAVIDGHKNIDTPFRRAAAVRSLCHERGMSATFEHDADTEIGGYEATLHLLARREHPTAIGVGNLGQLFGVLKALREAGAVVPRDVSLVSFDEDACLEFLEAPITSVSMPLVELGAAAVRALVDRIDGRPGHDVLVRDPLVLVDRSSTAPPRGGRRIGA from the coding sequence ATGGCCGACGTCGCCCGCTCCGTGGGGGTGCATCCCTCGACCGTCTCACGGGTGCTCAGCGGTGACACGAGCCTGTCCATCCGGCCCGACACCCGCGACCGGATCCTGTTGGCCGTGCAGAAGCAGGGCTACCGTCCGAACGCGCTGGCCCGGGCCCTCAAGCAGTCCCGGACCGGAGCGCTGGCGATGGTCGTGCCGCTGCTGCGCAACCCCATCTGGTCGAGCATCCAGCGGGGCGCCCTGCACGCCGCCGCCGAGTGCGACCAGGTGGTGATGTTCCTGGACGAGCCCGAGGACAGCGCGCGCACGCCGATCGAGTACCAGCACCTCATCGAGGAGAGCCGCGCGGACGGCCTGCTCATCGCCACCTCGGAGCGGCTGCCGCGGGGCCGCCAGCGCGAGCTGACCGTGCCGCACGTCTACCTCAACCGGCGCGGGCCGGGTGAGGGCAACAACGTGGTCATGGACGAGGAGGGCGCGATGCAGCTCTTCGTCGACCACCTCGCCGCCCTCGGCCACCGCCGGATCGCCGTGATCGACGGCCACAAGAACATCGACACGCCGTTCCGCCGGGCCGCCGCCGTCCGCTCCCTGTGCCATGAGCGTGGCATGAGCGCCACGTTCGAGCACGACGCCGACACCGAGATCGGCGGCTACGAGGCGACCCTCCACCTGCTCGCGCGCCGCGAGCACCCGACCGCCATCGGGGTCGGCAACCTGGGCCAGCTCTTCGGCGTCCTCAAGGCGCTGCGTGAGGCCGGCGCCGTCGTGCCGCGCGACGTCTCGCTCGTCAGCTTCGACGAGGACGCCTGCCTGGAGTTCCTGGAGGCGCCCATCACGAGCGTGAGCATGCCGCTCGTGGAGCTCGGCGCCGCGGCTGTGCGTGCCCTGGTGGACCGCATCGACGGCCGCCCTGGCCACGACGTCCTGGTCCGGGACCCGCTCGTCCTCGTCGATCGGTCGTCGACCGCGCCTCCGCGCGGCGGCCGGCGCATCGGCGCCTAG
- a CDS encoding molybdopterin-dependent oxidoreductase, translating into MPEFFPYWVVVTHFLNLFFLLLLFRSGIEVLSAFPKLYWRDDCPPGREWLRFSKKTFAADSRTPWTSLDEEESWSPVVALPGRKNLGLGRHWHFMTVQFWILTGAVYVTLVFATGYWHYLVPTHWSLVPDSIRAVGTYLHFEIPAKIPGEPFEPAQKLSYFVVIFVLAPLQIATGAAMSPAVLARFPWYGKIFGGKQGARSLHFLVMCAFGVFVVVHVSLVVVHGVPSEFAAIVLGDPEGDRRLAVGIGVAGLLAIAVLHVVITWFSLRYRRRTQRLLGVVVNPFERLLSRRLVSRQDLRRSEVSAYFRVNGHPPASEEYLESAAAGFEDYRLDVGGLVERPVSLSLDDLRALGAQRQITKHNCIQGWTAVAEWAGVPLARVMDEVAPQASARHVVFHAMDDKGLTGSEGRTGFYYGTIPIQLASDPQTILALEMNGEPLPLRHGAPVRLRVETQLGFKMVKWITAIEFVADVDDIGMGMGGWREDQQFYASAAGI; encoded by the coding sequence GTGCCGGAGTTCTTCCCGTACTGGGTCGTGGTCACCCACTTCCTCAACCTCTTCTTCCTGCTGCTCCTGTTCCGCTCGGGGATCGAGGTGCTCTCGGCGTTCCCGAAGCTCTACTGGCGCGACGACTGCCCACCCGGCCGCGAGTGGCTGAGGTTCTCGAAGAAGACGTTCGCCGCCGACTCGCGGACGCCGTGGACGTCCCTGGACGAGGAGGAGTCGTGGTCCCCGGTGGTGGCACTGCCGGGCAGGAAGAACCTCGGGCTGGGCCGGCACTGGCACTTCATGACGGTCCAGTTCTGGATCTTGACCGGAGCCGTGTACGTGACCCTGGTGTTCGCCACCGGCTACTGGCACTACCTCGTGCCCACGCACTGGTCGCTGGTGCCGGACTCGATCAGGGCCGTCGGGACCTACCTGCACTTCGAGATCCCCGCCAAGATCCCCGGCGAACCCTTCGAGCCCGCCCAGAAGCTGTCCTACTTCGTCGTCATCTTCGTGCTGGCCCCTCTGCAGATCGCGACCGGGGCAGCGATGTCTCCCGCGGTGCTGGCGCGTTTCCCGTGGTACGGAAAGATCTTCGGTGGCAAGCAGGGGGCGCGCAGCCTGCACTTCCTGGTGATGTGCGCGTTCGGGGTCTTCGTGGTCGTGCACGTCTCCCTGGTGGTCGTGCACGGAGTGCCTTCGGAGTTCGCCGCGATCGTGCTCGGTGACCCGGAGGGTGATCGACGGCTGGCGGTGGGGATCGGTGTGGCCGGACTGCTGGCGATCGCGGTCCTCCACGTGGTGATCACCTGGTTCTCGCTGCGCTACCGCCGGCGCACCCAGCGACTGCTCGGTGTGGTGGTGAACCCGTTCGAGCGGCTGCTGTCCCGAAGGCTGGTCTCGCGCCAGGACCTCCGGCGCTCAGAGGTCTCCGCCTACTTCCGGGTCAACGGTCATCCGCCGGCCAGCGAGGAGTACCTCGAGTCGGCCGCCGCCGGCTTCGAGGACTACCGGCTGGACGTGGGGGGCCTGGTCGAGCGCCCGGTGAGCCTGTCGTTGGACGATCTTCGTGCGCTGGGTGCCCAGCGCCAGATCACCAAGCACAACTGCATCCAGGGCTGGACCGCGGTGGCGGAATGGGCCGGGGTGCCGCTCGCCCGGGTGATGGACGAGGTCGCTCCGCAGGCGTCTGCTCGTCACGTCGTCTTCCACGCCATGGACGACAAGGGTCTGACGGGCAGCGAAGGCCGCACCGGCTTCTACTACGGCACCATCCCGATCCAGCTGGCCTCGGACCCGCAGACCATCCTCGCGCTGGAGATGAACGGCGAGCCGCTGCCGCTCAGGCACGGTGCCCCGGTGCGGCTGCGGGTGGAGACCCAGCTCGGCTTCAAGATGGTCAAGTGGATCACAGCCATCGAGTTCGTCGCCGACGTCGACGACATCGGGATGGGGATGGGCGGGTGGCGCGAGGACCAGCAGTTCTACGCCAGCGCCGCCGGCATCTAG
- a CDS encoding aldose 1-epimerase family protein: MTSTDSRGVGRQPSCARTAPSGQQFEIRSGDQVAVVVEVGGGVREYSAGGRDVLDPYELDRMCDGAHGAPLIPWPNRLADGKYRFDGTDHQVALTEPEKHNAIHGFLRWRPWQCVEHEADHVTMATTLFPLKGYPFTLDVRVDYRLSETGLSVTTTATNVGADPAPYGCGQHPYLSPGAGRIDDCTLRLEAGTRILTDPDRQLPTGLEAVEGTPYDFREGRKVGDLEIDYAFQDLRRDSEGRAWVHLTGADGNTVHLWVDEAYPIVELYTGDTLAPERRRRGLGTEPMSCPRTPSRPART; encoded by the coding sequence ATGACCTCCACGGACAGCCGAGGCGTCGGCAGGCAACCATCATGCGCGCGGACCGCCCCGTCCGGGCAGCAGTTCGAGATACGTTCCGGCGACCAGGTGGCGGTCGTCGTCGAGGTGGGTGGGGGCGTCCGGGAGTACTCGGCCGGCGGCCGGGACGTGCTGGACCCCTACGAGCTGGACCGGATGTGCGACGGCGCGCACGGGGCACCGCTGATCCCGTGGCCGAACCGCCTCGCCGACGGCAAGTACCGCTTCGACGGGACGGACCACCAGGTCGCGCTCACCGAGCCGGAGAAGCACAACGCCATCCACGGCTTCCTGCGCTGGCGCCCCTGGCAGTGCGTCGAGCACGAGGCCGACCACGTCACCATGGCGACCACGTTGTTCCCGCTGAAGGGCTATCCCTTCACCCTCGACGTCCGCGTCGACTACCGGCTCTCCGAGACCGGGCTGTCGGTGACGACCACGGCCACCAACGTCGGCGCGGACCCGGCGCCCTACGGGTGTGGTCAGCATCCCTACCTCTCCCCCGGCGCCGGACGGATCGACGACTGCACCCTCCGGCTCGAGGCGGGCACCCGCATCCTCACCGACCCGGACCGTCAGCTGCCCACCGGGCTGGAAGCGGTGGAGGGCACGCCGTACGACTTCCGCGAGGGCCGCAAGGTCGGAGACCTCGAGATCGACTACGCGTTCCAGGACCTCCGTCGCGACTCCGAAGGACGGGCGTGGGTGCACCTCACCGGGGCGGACGGGAACACCGTCCACCTGTGGGTCGACGAGGCCTACCCGATCGTCGAGCTCTACACCGGGGACACGCTGGCGCCCGAGCGCCGCCGGCGCGGACTGGGCACCGAGCCCATGAGCTGTCCCCGAACGCCTTCCAGACCGGCGAGGACGTGA
- a CDS encoding DUF3352 domain-containing protein, which translates to MTHDEAARPGDQSDPATDPVTDAVAFGPGTASDADRADRAGRAGATTARRIVTGGLAVVLVGGVAWGASWAAGFLTGGGPQPEDVLPASTVAFAKIDLNPSAGQKVNALRLLQRFPKLDADSDDLKAALVRKAFDENDYGLTYDADIAPWLGDRAAVAAIAAPGTDDGVLPVAVLEFTDRDKMTAAMEKLDTAVTERSWSGYAAEPSGDGGVGEADPDGDEPFAYAVRDSYVFLGDNQAELDEAVAAEQVLADADTFRSDEEAVDGDGKVGLAWADLGAVYAAVPATDKKDLTEAFGDSAPTGRVTAATSVESDYVEVTGRSSGLELAGFNAATAADPGTELLQGLPADVHVAFSATGLGEALVNVYDEIGTEPLFGTLDDQASSRGLKLPEDLGIVFGTEFAAGARFADDGGEVVVRADSADPARAVEALKPLLDLTGEPDLVLDRLDTGYVAATSDDWATAAADGTGGLGGTVLFDRAVADADNANLVVFLDLQPLVNLFRDWLSPEELRNLEPLEALGISAAGDGGDVRFTGRLTFQ; encoded by the coding sequence GTGACGCACGACGAGGCAGCCAGGCCGGGGGACCAGAGCGACCCGGCGACAGATCCGGTGACCGATGCGGTCGCGTTCGGTCCCGGCACCGCGTCGGACGCCGACCGCGCCGACCGCGCCGGTCGGGCCGGCGCGACCACGGCGCGCCGGATCGTCACCGGCGGCCTGGCCGTGGTGCTCGTCGGTGGCGTCGCCTGGGGAGCTTCCTGGGCGGCCGGATTCCTCACGGGAGGAGGCCCGCAGCCCGAGGACGTCCTGCCGGCCTCGACCGTCGCGTTCGCCAAGATCGACCTGAACCCGTCCGCCGGGCAGAAGGTGAACGCGCTGCGGCTGCTGCAGAGGTTCCCGAAGCTCGACGCCGACTCCGATGACCTCAAGGCGGCGCTGGTGCGGAAGGCGTTCGACGAGAACGACTACGGCCTGACCTACGACGCGGACATCGCCCCGTGGCTCGGCGACCGCGCCGCCGTCGCCGCCATCGCGGCCCCCGGGACCGACGACGGCGTGCTGCCGGTGGCCGTGCTCGAGTTCACCGACCGCGACAAGATGACGGCCGCGATGGAGAAGCTCGACACCGCCGTCACCGAGAGGTCGTGGAGCGGGTACGCCGCCGAACCGTCCGGCGACGGTGGCGTGGGCGAGGCGGACCCCGATGGTGACGAGCCGTTCGCGTACGCCGTCCGCGACTCCTACGTCTTCCTCGGGGACAACCAGGCCGAGCTCGACGAGGCGGTCGCCGCGGAGCAGGTGCTCGCCGACGCCGACACGTTCCGCAGCGACGAGGAAGCCGTGGACGGAGACGGCAAGGTGGGCCTCGCCTGGGCCGACCTGGGTGCGGTGTACGCCGCCGTGCCCGCCACCGACAAGAAGGACCTCACCGAGGCGTTCGGCGACTCCGCGCCGACCGGCCGGGTCACCGCCGCCACCAGCGTCGAGTCCGACTACGTCGAGGTCACCGGTCGCAGCAGCGGCCTCGAGCTGGCCGGCTTCAACGCCGCCACCGCGGCCGACCCGGGCACCGAGCTGCTGCAGGGACTTCCCGCCGACGTGCACGTCGCGTTCTCCGCCACCGGGCTCGGCGAGGCTCTGGTGAACGTGTACGACGAGATCGGCACCGAGCCGCTGTTCGGCACCCTCGACGACCAGGCCTCCTCCAGGGGGCTGAAGCTGCCCGAGGACCTGGGCATCGTCTTCGGCACCGAGTTCGCCGCCGGGGCCCGCTTCGCCGACGACGGCGGCGAGGTGGTGGTCCGCGCCGACAGCGCCGACCCGGCTCGCGCCGTCGAGGCGCTGAAGCCCTTGCTCGATCTCACCGGCGAGCCCGACCTGGTGCTGGACCGCCTCGACACGGGCTACGTCGCCGCCACCAGCGACGACTGGGCGACCGCTGCGGCCGACGGCACCGGCGGACTGGGAGGCACCGTCCTCTTCGACCGGGCGGTGGCCGACGCGGACAACGCCAACCTGGTCGTCTTCCTGGACCTGCAGCCGCTGGTGAACTTGTTCCGCGACTGGCTCTCGCCGGAGGAGCTCCGCAACCTCGAGCCGCTGGAGGCGCTGGGGATCTCCGCGGCCGGGGACGGCGGCGACGTCCGCTTCACCGGGCGGCTCACGTTCCAGTAG